The following are encoded in a window of Haloarcula laminariae genomic DNA:
- a CDS encoding UPF0058 family protein, whose protein sequence is MKKQELIHLHSLLAQVQHHYEADTGTEVDHDEYAELGVKPTSIHKSKTDHKAAVFALADGLTDDMVAESEEPLTLAAD, encoded by the coding sequence ATGAAGAAACAGGAGCTCATTCATCTTCACAGCCTTCTCGCACAGGTACAACACCACTACGAAGCCGACACGGGAACCGAGGTCGACCACGACGAGTACGCCGAGCTCGGCGTCAAGCCGACATCGATTCACAAATCGAAGACGGACCACAAAGCCGCCGTGTTCGCGCTCGCCGACGGTCTCACTGACGACATGGTCGCCGAGAGCGAGGAACCGCTGACCCTCGCCGCCGACTGA